In one window of Nocardiopsis aegyptia DNA:
- the bldC gene encoding developmental transcriptional regulator BldC: MSTRTPEAEPLLTPAEVATMFRVDPKTVTRWAKAGKLTSIRTLGGHRRYRETEVRALLAGIPSQRTE, encoded by the coding sequence ATGTCAACTCGCACGCCCGAGGCGGAGCCCCTGTTGACCCCCGCCGAGGTTGCCACCATGTTCCGCGTGGACCCCAAGACCGTGACACGCTGGGCCAAGGCGGGCAAGCTGACCTCGATCCGCACCTTGGGCGGACACCGTCGCTACCGCGAAACTGAGGTCCGCGCCCTGCTGGCCGGAATCCCCAGCCAGCGTACGGAGTGA